A single window of Leptolyngbya ohadii IS1 DNA harbors:
- a CDS encoding alpha-mannosidase has protein sequence MSESLSAPALTQTIARLRQLTQFDLQQGWRICEADLPIATALDPQNWQTWTISPLNDRQHIAWEKGQRVLWLSHRLIAPSELKGYPLAGMTLRLSLIWWAEAAQVYVNGNLVQEGDLFDCQTRICLSEAVQPGEVIDLAIRLVSPGHDNGALVRSLLLYERQNRSLQPCPEPGFVADELEVIQTFLTAFAPEELPEVTAAVDSLPWNQVNDVAEFDRALTALRQKLLPWSNLIKQRSLSLLGHAHLDLAWLWEIDDTWKAAERTFRSALDLQQDYPELIFGHSTPALYHWIETNRPELFAEIRSQIKSGQWEVIAGLWLEPELNLISGESIARHILYGQHYAEEKFGQISRVAWLPDTFGFCWQLPQLLRQGGVEYFVTQKLRWNDTTQFPYEAFWWQSPDGSRIFSHHSAPIGEGIDPAKMAKYACQWEQNSGQQMALWLPGVGDHGGGPTRDMLELVRRWQQSPFFPNLEFSTAESFLDRLHSLPSDSLPSDSLPVWQTDLYLEFHRGCYTSHARQKRFNRLSERLLYEAELFSAIATLLLNAEYPQQQIESAWKQVLFNQFHDILPGSAIPEVYEDANQLWQSAIGTANSLKQQALQTIAAHLMLPDPPHPQAQPIVLFNSLTWERSPLIRLTLPAGNWKVWDLEGQPLESAIEPTQSSSPSGSNDSETVCLTFQPSTIPALGYCCYWVRAIEQGEFGAVDSEPVRLPSLPSILSAPEERVGGTEPTQEILLSPKSFTVQSPPNLGDLGGVQDLAGNTESSTSAEKFILENPFRQVTIDSQTGDIARLYDKIQQREVLKGAGNQLQAYRDQGQYWDAWNIDPDYASHPLPPAELLEIRLISNTPLETRIQVIRRLGQSTFYQTYGLTHHSPILTIDTQVDWQERNTIVKAAFPLNLDAAQATYEIPFGAIDRPTRPQTEAEKAQWEVPALTWADLSDETYGVSILSDCKHGYDHQPDQFRLTLLRAPMWPHPDADRGWHEFTYAIYPHSGNWQTAQTVRRGYELTHPVQVILPQQNSVTQPTLQPSLPPQSEFLKISANSPLAAFKRSERNPHQWILRCYEAQGYSEAIDWRSVSGLLTQKLNLQQVCESDLLENSSGAIEPVTQFSPWQIKTLLLQQTR, from the coding sequence ATGTCAGAATCGCTGTCTGCTCCCGCCCTCACCCAAACGATCGCCCGTCTCCGTCAACTCACCCAGTTTGATTTACAGCAGGGGTGGCGCATCTGTGAAGCAGACCTGCCGATCGCCACTGCCCTCGATCCGCAAAATTGGCAGACCTGGACGATCTCCCCACTCAACGATCGCCAGCATATTGCCTGGGAAAAAGGACAGCGGGTGCTGTGGCTGAGCCATCGGCTGATCGCGCCGTCGGAGCTAAAGGGCTATCCGTTAGCGGGAATGACGCTGCGGCTGTCGCTAATCTGGTGGGCGGAGGCGGCGCAGGTGTATGTAAACGGGAATCTGGTGCAGGAGGGCGATCTGTTTGACTGTCAGACGCGGATTTGCCTTAGCGAAGCAGTCCAACCGGGAGAGGTGATCGATCTGGCAATTCGGCTGGTGAGTCCGGGGCACGATAATGGCGCACTGGTGCGATCGCTCCTCCTCTACGAACGTCAAAATCGATCGCTGCAACCCTGCCCAGAACCGGGATTCGTTGCCGATGAACTGGAGGTCATTCAAACCTTTCTCACCGCATTCGCCCCGGAAGAACTCCCGGAAGTGACCGCAGCAGTGGATTCTCTGCCCTGGAATCAGGTAAATGATGTGGCTGAGTTCGATCGCGCCCTGACTGCCCTACGGCAAAAGCTTCTCCCCTGGAGCAATTTGATCAAACAACGATCGCTGTCTCTCTTGGGACACGCCCACCTGGATCTGGCTTGGCTGTGGGAAATCGATGATACCTGGAAGGCGGCAGAACGTACCTTTCGATCGGCGCTTGATTTGCAGCAGGACTATCCCGAACTCATCTTCGGACATTCCACCCCTGCCCTGTACCACTGGATTGAAACGAACCGCCCGGAGCTATTTGCCGAAATCCGATCGCAGATCAAATCGGGACAGTGGGAAGTGATCGCCGGACTGTGGCTAGAACCGGAACTGAATCTAATTAGCGGCGAGTCGATCGCTCGACATATTCTCTACGGACAGCACTACGCCGAGGAAAAATTTGGGCAAATCAGCCGGGTTGCCTGGTTGCCGGATACCTTTGGCTTTTGCTGGCAGCTTCCCCAACTCCTCCGGCAGGGCGGCGTGGAATACTTTGTGACTCAAAAGCTGCGCTGGAACGACACCACCCAATTTCCCTATGAGGCTTTTTGGTGGCAGTCCCCCGATGGAAGCCGTATCTTCAGCCATCACTCTGCGCCGATCGGGGAAGGAATCGATCCAGCGAAAATGGCAAAATACGCCTGTCAGTGGGAGCAGAATTCTGGGCAGCAAATGGCTCTCTGGTTGCCCGGTGTGGGTGATCATGGCGGCGGACCCACCCGCGATATGCTCGAACTCGTGCGCCGCTGGCAGCAGTCTCCCTTTTTCCCGAATCTGGAATTTAGCACGGCGGAATCTTTCCTCGACCGCCTCCATTCCCTCCCCTCTGATTCCCTCCCCTCTGATTCCCTTCCCGTTTGGCAAACCGACCTCTATCTAGAATTCCATCGCGGCTGCTACACCAGTCATGCCCGTCAAAAGCGATTTAATCGCCTCAGCGAACGACTGCTCTACGAAGCTGAACTGTTTTCCGCGATCGCCACCCTCCTCCTCAACGCCGAATATCCGCAGCAGCAGATCGAATCCGCCTGGAAGCAGGTTCTCTTCAACCAGTTTCACGATATCCTTCCTGGCTCCGCCATCCCTGAGGTCTACGAAGATGCCAACCAACTGTGGCAAAGTGCGATCGGCACCGCCAATTCCCTCAAACAGCAGGCGCTTCAAACGATCGCTGCTCACCTGATGCTGCCCGATCCACCCCACCCTCAGGCACAGCCGATCGTCCTATTTAATTCCCTCACCTGGGAACGATCGCCCCTGATTCGCCTGACCCTACCTGCGGGCAATTGGAAAGTTTGGGATCTAGAAGGACAGCCCCTCGAAAGTGCGATCGAGCCGACGCAAAGCAGTTCCCCCTCTGGGTCAAATGACTCCGAAACCGTTTGTCTCACCTTTCAGCCCTCTACCATTCCTGCACTGGGCTACTGCTGTTATTGGGTAAGGGCGATTGAACAAGGAGAATTCGGAGCGGTGGATTCCGAACCTGTGCGCCTCCCTAGTCTCCCATCTATTCTTTCCGCTCCTGAGGAGCGAGTGGGGGGAACCGAGCCAACACAAGAAATCCTGTTGTCTCCGAAAAGCTTCACAGTTCAAAGTCCCCCAAACTTGGGAGATTTAGGGGGCGTTCAGGATCTAGCGGGCAATACAGAATCTTCTACTTCAGCCGAAAAATTCATCCTCGAAAACCCATTCCGCCAAGTCACGATCGACTCCCAAACCGGAGATATCGCCCGACTCTACGACAAAATTCAGCAGCGGGAAGTCCTGAAAGGTGCAGGCAATCAACTTCAGGCATATCGCGATCAGGGACAGTATTGGGACGCCTGGAATATCGACCCCGACTACGCCAGCCATCCTCTCCCCCCAGCGGAACTGCTCGAAATTCGGTTGATCTCTAACACGCCGCTAGAAACCCGAATTCAGGTCATTCGCCGCCTCGGTCAATCCACCTTCTACCAAACCTACGGTCTAACCCACCATTCGCCCATTCTCACGATCGACACCCAAGTAGACTGGCAGGAGCGAAACACGATCGTCAAAGCCGCCTTTCCGCTCAACCTGGACGCAGCCCAAGCGACCTACGAAATTCCCTTTGGGGCGATCGATCGTCCGACCCGCCCGCAGACCGAAGCAGAAAAAGCACAGTGGGAAGTTCCTGCTTTAACCTGGGCAGACCTGAGTGATGAAACCTATGGCGTGAGCATCTTGAGCGACTGCAAACACGGCTACGACCATCAGCCTGACCAGTTTCGCCTCACCCTACTCCGTGCCCCGATGTGGCCCCACCCCGACGCCGATCGCGGCTGGCATGAGTTTACCTACGCCATTTATCCCCACAGCGGCAACTGGCAAACCGCCCAAACCGTTCGACGCGGCTACGAACTCACTCACCCGGTTCAGGTTATCTTGCCTCAGCAAAATTCTGTGACCCAGCCAACCCTCCAGCCGAGTCTTCCACCCCAAAGCGAAT
- a CDS encoding DUF167 domain-containing protein has protein sequence MRTLQVKVKPNAKVERLEELSDGSWLAQVKSPPVDGKANQELVALIAQHFAVRKAQVSIKSGGSGRMKLVQIED, from the coding sequence ATGAGAACGCTTCAAGTCAAAGTAAAGCCGAATGCCAAAGTGGAACGGCTCGAAGAATTGAGCGATGGCTCCTGGCTGGCACAGGTGAAGTCTCCGCCTGTTGATGGCAAAGCAAACCAGGAACTCGTGGCGTTAATTGCCCAGCATTTTGCCGTGCGGAAAGCGCAGGTTTCGATTAAAAGCGGGGGTTCTGGACGAATGAAATTAGTGCAGATTGAGGATTAG
- a CDS encoding aromatic ring-hydroxylating dioxygenase subunit alpha, which translates to MLVTQQPVLRRFWYPVMPSSHLRETQPQPFQLLGQKIVLWLDAEGQPVATIDRCCHRTAQLSKGTVIDGCIRCPYHGWTYDGDGICVEVPQFTEGQTIPAGYRVQAFRCAERYGYVWVALEEPLLPIPEIPEADQPNVRQIHQFYERWHCSGLRLMENSFDNAHFSFVHVQSFGNQAQPKPADLAVIPTDYGLVMKAEVPVINPPLQQKNLGIAEKTTVRINEQTWYMPFTRTLKISYPNGLMHLIFTAATPIDDRTSQIVQFCLRNDQEADAPAADIIAFDRQVTMEDKAVLESTDYDTPLDLTAEQHMPSDKPGIIMRQKLAALLKQHGEVEQRLV; encoded by the coding sequence ATGCTCGTTACCCAACAGCCTGTTCTGCGTCGCTTCTGGTATCCCGTAATGCCGAGCAGCCATCTGCGTGAAACCCAGCCTCAGCCGTTTCAGCTGTTGGGGCAAAAGATTGTTCTCTGGCTTGATGCAGAAGGTCAGCCCGTAGCCACGATCGATCGCTGCTGTCACCGGACGGCTCAGTTGTCCAAAGGCACGGTCATCGATGGCTGTATTCGCTGTCCGTATCATGGCTGGACTTACGATGGGGACGGCATTTGTGTGGAAGTGCCGCAGTTCACGGAAGGGCAGACCATTCCGGCAGGCTACCGAGTGCAGGCTTTTCGCTGTGCGGAGCGGTATGGCTACGTCTGGGTAGCACTGGAGGAGCCGCTATTGCCAATTCCCGAAATCCCAGAGGCAGACCAACCGAACGTTCGTCAGATTCACCAGTTTTACGAACGCTGGCACTGTAGCGGACTTCGCCTGATGGAGAATTCGTTTGACAACGCCCATTTCAGCTTTGTTCACGTTCAGTCCTTTGGCAATCAGGCACAGCCTAAACCCGCTGACCTTGCCGTGATTCCCACGGATTACGGGCTGGTGATGAAGGCAGAAGTTCCCGTGATCAATCCGCCTTTGCAGCAAAAGAATCTCGGCATTGCAGAAAAAACGACGGTGCGAATCAACGAGCAGACCTGGTATATGCCGTTTACGCGGACGCTGAAGATCAGCTATCCAAACGGTCTAATGCATCTAATCTTTACTGCCGCTACGCCGATCGACGATCGCACCTCCCAAATCGTGCAGTTCTGCTTGCGAAACGACCAGGAAGCCGACGCCCCGGCTGCGGATATTATCGCCTTCGATCGCCAGGTAACGATGGAAGACAAAGCCGTTTTAGAATCCACCGATTACGATACGCCCCTCGATCTGACTGCGGAACAGCACATGCCGTCCGACAAACCGGGAATTATCATGCGCCAGAAGTTAGCGGCGTTGCTCAAACAGCACGGCGAAGTCGAACAGCGGCTCGTTTGA
- a CDS encoding glutathione S-transferase family protein, which yields MTTLTLYGTPISVYVRAVRLLLEEAGANYDLKDIGIFGENTAPEYLAKNPFGKVPTLDVDGTFLYETVAINEYLNETVANNKFSPSDPLQRAKMRQIIAIVDSYLYAPTIRSIVIQRLIVPSQGGQTDENMVKAAIEPATKAMKAIESIAVCSPYLIGSELTLADFHLIPVFVYFANTPEFETVMSQAPKLKDWWQKISQLPLVKKVCG from the coding sequence ATGACCACCCTCACGCTCTACGGAACTCCGATTAGTGTCTATGTTCGTGCCGTTCGGCTTTTGCTGGAAGAGGCGGGCGCAAACTATGACCTGAAGGATATTGGAATTTTTGGTGAAAATACTGCCCCGGAATATCTGGCGAAAAACCCGTTTGGCAAAGTCCCAACGCTGGACGTAGACGGAACTTTTTTGTACGAAACCGTCGCGATTAATGAATATCTCAATGAGACTGTCGCCAACAATAAATTCAGTCCCTCCGATCCGCTGCAACGGGCGAAGATGCGGCAGATTATCGCGATCGTAGATAGCTACCTCTACGCGCCGACCATTCGATCGATTGTGATCCAGCGGCTAATCGTTCCCAGTCAGGGCGGTCAAACGGATGAGAATATGGTGAAAGCGGCGATCGAACCTGCTACAAAGGCAATGAAGGCGATTGAATCGATCGCAGTTTGCAGCCCCTATTTAATAGGGAGTGAGTTGACCCTTGCCGATTTTCACCTGATTCCGGTTTTCGTTTATTTTGCGAATACACCTGAATTTGAGACGGTGATGAGTCAAGCTCCGAAGTTGAAGGATTGGTGGCAGAAGATCAGTCAGCTTCCATTAGTGAAAAAGGTTTGCGGGTAG
- a CDS encoding nucleotidyltransferase domain-containing protein: protein MDKQLPQFIYHVIDRLQSIQGVAAIALGGSRARGNHTEKSDVDLGIYYQPEKPIDPIALNRLASEVDDNQRLNLITPIGEWGKWINGGGWLKIEGISVDFLYRDLAQVSRIIEDCHAGQITIDYQPGHPHGFVSSIYMGEVTHGLPLYDPNGFLATLKARATPYPTGLKQATIDKFAWEISFSLAVAKKAVARGDVAYAAGCCFRSVACMNQVLFALNEEYLLNEKGAVALADRFKLCPQHYRERIESAFNLLAADAKSITDAIVILDSLERDLSQWYGDRRLIV from the coding sequence ATGGATAAGCAGTTGCCTCAGTTTATTTACCATGTAATCGATCGTCTCCAATCAATTCAAGGAGTTGCAGCGATCGCGTTGGGTGGCTCACGGGCAAGGGGCAATCATACTGAGAAATCGGATGTAGATCTGGGCATTTATTATCAGCCGGAAAAGCCGATTGATCCGATCGCACTTAATCGTCTTGCCTCTGAAGTTGATGACAATCAACGCCTTAATCTAATCACGCCGATCGGTGAGTGGGGAAAGTGGATTAATGGTGGAGGCTGGCTCAAAATAGAAGGAATTTCTGTTGATTTTCTCTATCGCGATTTAGCGCAAGTGAGCCGTATCATTGAGGACTGCCATGCAGGGCAAATTACGATCGATTATCAGCCCGGACATCCTCACGGTTTTGTGTCTTCAATTTATATGGGCGAGGTTACTCACGGTTTACCGCTTTATGATCCGAATGGTTTTTTAGCGACTTTGAAGGCTAGGGCAACGCCTTATCCCACTGGGCTAAAACAAGCAACGATCGATAAATTTGCCTGGGAAATTAGCTTCTCACTGGCTGTTGCTAAAAAGGCGGTTGCACGCGGCGATGTTGCCTATGCCGCAGGTTGCTGTTTTCGGAGTGTCGCTTGTATGAATCAGGTTCTATTCGCACTGAATGAAGAGTATCTATTGAATGAGAAGGGTGCAGTCGCACTTGCCGATCGCTTCAAACTTTGCCCACAACATTATCGAGAACGAATTGAATCAGCATTTAATTTGTTAGCTGCTGATGCGAAATCAATTACAGACGCGATTGTAATTCTGGATAGCCTTGAGCGTGATTTAAGTCAGTGGTATGGCGATCGTCGCTTAATTGTGTAG
- a CDS encoding nuclease-related domain-containing protein, whose product MRRRIKAIASFASAAFILVLPFLLTQLLKQIAALSSAQTQSSFNLPPAVYAFCVIVALGSTANGFYLWKRANHADQGAKGEEDIAEAMLPLQQAGWQIEYGMRLGNRLGDADIVCISPQGKAFVIDVKSHRGTVTTDGKQLSRQMGKQTYPFEKDFLSQAMKQALQVKKQKNLDFVTPIVAFSNAKVSIRSNKVQKVYVVEKLELIPLLKTLTK is encoded by the coding sequence ATGAGGAGACGAATCAAGGCGATCGCTTCCTTTGCCTCAGCAGCTTTCATCCTTGTCCTCCCCTTTCTGCTTACGCAGCTTCTCAAACAAATTGCTGCCCTGAGTTCTGCTCAAACCCAGTCTTCGTTTAATTTGCCGCCTGCGGTTTATGCCTTCTGTGTCATCGTCGCTTTAGGCTCAACGGCAAACGGCTTCTACTTGTGGAAACGTGCCAATCATGCGGATCAAGGTGCTAAAGGTGAGGAAGATATAGCCGAAGCCATGCTCCCACTTCAGCAGGCGGGCTGGCAAATTGAATACGGAATGCGCTTAGGGAATCGATTAGGCGATGCCGATATTGTTTGCATTTCTCCTCAAGGAAAAGCCTTTGTAATTGATGTCAAATCTCATCGCGGCACAGTGACCACAGACGGGAAGCAGCTCTCTCGACAAATGGGCAAGCAAACCTACCCGTTTGAAAAAGACTTTTTATCGCAAGCCATGAAGCAGGCTTTGCAGGTTAAAAAACAGAAGAATCTCGATTTTGTAACGCCGATCGTCGCCTTCTCAAATGCAAAAGTTTCGATTCGGTCGAACAAAGTCCAAAAAGTCTATGTCGTCGAAAAATTGGAACTCATTCCTCTACTCAAAACCCTAACTAAGTGA
- a CDS encoding type II toxin-antitoxin system HicB family antitoxin: MLYLIVIEKTETGHSAYSPDLPGCVSTGATREEVEQNMREAIEFHLDGLKLEGLEIPQPTTSSAYVEVAA; this comes from the coding sequence GTGCTTTATCTTATCGTCATTGAGAAGACGGAAACTGGACATTCTGCCTATTCCCCTGACCTACCGGGCTGTGTCTCGACTGGAGCAACCCGTGAAGAAGTTGAACAGAATATGCGCGAGGCAATAGAGTTCCATTTGGATGGGTTAAAGCTAGAAGGTTTAGAGATTCCACAACCCACAACTTCATCAGCTTATGTTGAGGTTGCTGCATAA